One window of the Pseudofrankia sp. DC12 genome contains the following:
- a CDS encoding thiopeptide-type bacteriocin biosynthesis protein: MDLLSGQPHDETAAAAGLGPADLRAAAEIYCTAGRAALASHRTAGWQQVYLRFPAGVRADEIAAAHLLPVLFDAEHQGTLDGWWFIRKHPCWRLRLRPRASETGRLDGIVAALDRLVACRRLQAWWPGIYEAETAAFGGGLAMDIAHDLFTADSRAILQLATTPTDGEPRRRELSILLCGAFLRGAGLEWYERGDLWARVCADRHRPTDVSGDQVAALSKTLTAFLRADTAPDGPIFGHGGRAAAQAAWVSAFTEAGRRLADANRTGQLHRGLREVLSYHVLFHWNRLGLPGRQQALLAHAARQAILGPSPASTHPPTPDPAGSVIHE; encoded by the coding sequence ATGGATCTGCTGTCCGGCCAGCCCCACGACGAGACCGCCGCCGCCGCAGGCCTCGGACCCGCGGATCTCCGCGCCGCAGCCGAGATCTACTGCACCGCCGGGCGCGCCGCGCTCGCCTCCCATCGAACCGCCGGCTGGCAGCAGGTCTACCTTCGCTTTCCTGCCGGAGTCCGTGCCGACGAGATCGCGGCCGCCCACCTCCTGCCCGTCCTGTTCGACGCCGAGCACCAGGGCACGCTCGACGGCTGGTGGTTCATCCGGAAGCACCCCTGCTGGCGCCTGCGCCTACGGCCCAGGGCCTCGGAAACGGGCCGCCTTGACGGGATCGTCGCCGCACTTGACCGGCTCGTCGCCTGCAGGCGTCTCCAGGCCTGGTGGCCCGGGATCTACGAAGCCGAGACCGCAGCCTTCGGCGGCGGCCTGGCGATGGATATCGCCCACGACCTGTTCACCGCTGACAGCCGCGCCATCCTCCAACTCGCCACGACCCCCACCGACGGCGAGCCCAGGCGGCGGGAACTGTCGATCCTGCTCTGCGGAGCGTTCCTGCGCGGCGCCGGGCTCGAATGGTACGAACGCGGCGATCTGTGGGCCCGCGTCTGCGCGGACCGCCACCGCCCCACCGACGTCTCCGGCGACCAGGTCGCGGCACTAAGCAAGACCCTCACAGCCTTCCTCCGGGCCGACACCGCACCCGACGGACCGATCTTCGGCCACGGTGGTCGGGCTGCGGCCCAAGCCGCCTGGGTCAGTGCCTTCACCGAGGCCGGCCGGCGGCTCGCGGACGCGAACCGGACGGGCCAACTCCACCGAGGCCTACGCGAAGTCTTGAGCTATCACGTGCTCTTCCACTGGAACCGGCTCGGCCTGCCCGGCCGCCAACAGGCCCTTCTCGCCCACGCCGCCCGCCAGGCGATCCTCGGACCCAGCCCGGCGAGCACCCATCCGCCGACGCCCGACCCTGCGGGCAGCGTCATCCACGAATGA
- a CDS encoding restriction endonuclease, protein MASGSGSSEWQRQMAEQRRRQAATDRQAAREAEQARKQAFEAGRRQEAADMTAALEQKVHELNSIHTAALSAPNPAVDFGALKRGLVLPGLDLGNDARPLPSPNWAQFEPRSPGQIGKILGGQSRYAARYAEAELAFSKAMDEHAEDEAARQVRVAAARRAHAARVSALRAEIERHNAGVDQFAAAVRNRDRHAVSDYFQMMVDRVKGPGGFPVRRRAGFVPESSLLAIEWYLPGPDIVPTKKSFNWVKSRDEFSESKRPAEDIRKIYQQLTAQVALRALHLAFRSDPLRIADAVVFNGMVQTIDPVTGQDIEPCLITLRATREQFEPLKIESLDPVKCVRKYFAADVSVHPDELVPVTPVMEFKMADPRVIDPIDIISRIDTRPNLLELTPKDFEHFIQNLFTKMKFDTQVFKADGDGGVDCVAYDPTPIRGGKYVIQVKLYRKTVPPTAVRDLYGTMQHEGAKSGILITTSGYGPSSYEFASGKPLELIDGTGLLAICHEHGIPARIVR, encoded by the coding sequence GTGGCTTCAGGTTCCGGGTCTTCGGAATGGCAGCGCCAGATGGCGGAGCAGCGTCGACGTCAGGCGGCGACTGATCGACAGGCCGCGCGGGAGGCGGAGCAGGCCCGCAAGCAGGCGTTCGAGGCTGGCCGCCGGCAGGAGGCCGCCGATATGACCGCTGCCCTCGAACAGAAGGTGCATGAGCTCAACAGCATTCATACGGCCGCTCTGAGCGCGCCGAATCCGGCAGTAGATTTCGGCGCGTTGAAGCGTGGCCTTGTTTTGCCGGGTCTTGATCTAGGAAATGATGCGAGACCGTTGCCATCGCCGAACTGGGCACAGTTCGAGCCACGTTCGCCGGGTCAGATCGGGAAGATCCTCGGTGGTCAGTCTCGCTATGCCGCCCGTTACGCCGAGGCGGAGCTGGCTTTCTCGAAGGCGATGGACGAGCACGCCGAGGATGAGGCGGCACGGCAGGTACGAGTCGCGGCCGCTCGACGCGCCCACGCCGCGCGGGTTTCAGCACTCAGAGCGGAGATTGAGAGGCACAACGCCGGAGTCGACCAGTTCGCCGCAGCAGTGAGAAACCGCGATCGCCACGCGGTCAGCGACTATTTCCAGATGATGGTGGACAGGGTCAAGGGCCCCGGCGGATTTCCGGTGCGACGGAGAGCTGGATTCGTACCCGAGTCGTCGCTCCTGGCGATTGAATGGTACCTCCCGGGACCGGATATCGTGCCGACAAAGAAATCGTTCAACTGGGTCAAATCTAGAGATGAGTTCTCTGAGTCCAAGCGGCCTGCCGAGGACATAAGAAAGATCTACCAGCAGTTGACGGCGCAGGTGGCGTTGCGTGCCCTGCACCTCGCCTTCCGAAGCGATCCGCTGCGTATCGCCGACGCTGTCGTGTTCAACGGGATGGTACAAACCATTGATCCCGTGACCGGCCAGGACATCGAGCCGTGTCTCATCACATTGCGTGCGACTCGCGAGCAGTTCGAGCCGCTTAAGATCGAGAGTCTTGATCCGGTCAAGTGTGTGCGCAAGTATTTTGCGGCGGACGTCTCGGTTCACCCCGACGAACTGGTGCCAGTAACTCCCGTCATGGAGTTCAAGATGGCTGACCCCAGAGTCATCGACCCGATCGACATCATCAGCCGGATCGACACGCGGCCGAATCTTCTGGAGCTGACGCCAAAGGATTTTGAACACTTTATCCAAAACCTGTTCACGAAGATGAAATTTGATACGCAGGTTTTCAAGGCGGACGGTGATGGCGGCGTCGACTGTGTCGCGTATGACCCCACGCCAATCCGCGGCGGTAAATACGTCATCCAGGTCAAGCTGTATAGGAAGACGGTCCCGCCAACGGCTGTTCGTGACCTCTACGGGACCATGCAGCACGAGGGTGCGAAGAGTGGGATTCTGATCACGACGAGTGGCTATGGCCCTAGCAGTTACGAATTCGCGAGTGGGAAGCCCCTGGAGCTCATCGACGGAACAGGTCTGCTTGCGATCTGCCATGAGCACGGAATCCCCGCGAGGATTGTCCGGTGA
- a CDS encoding GntR family transcriptional regulator yields the protein MSPDGPPYTRIATSLREKIESGDYPPGSRLPPHRELARTYQAAQETIRRAIAQLQAEGLVETRGQHGTFVQTRQPVRRIATDFYQRRPASSAEPTSPFARTVEAAGGHPTWDHETTRETADEHIAARLAIQPGEPVIVTRYLYRHDGAPIQTAVSWEPAALTSGTPIELPEAGAAVGVVARFDAIGLRIDSVTEEIAARPPTPAEVQTLALPPGVSVLEMNRTYYAGDTPVETATIVMAGHRNVLAYRLAVS from the coding sequence ATGTCGCCCGACGGACCGCCCTACACGCGGATCGCCACCTCACTCCGCGAAAAGATCGAGTCCGGCGACTATCCACCCGGTTCACGGCTGCCACCCCACCGCGAGCTCGCGCGCACCTACCAAGCCGCACAGGAGACGATCAGACGGGCCATCGCCCAGCTCCAAGCCGAAGGACTCGTCGAGACCCGCGGCCAGCACGGCACCTTCGTCCAGACGCGCCAGCCGGTCCGCCGAATCGCGACCGACTTCTACCAACGCCGACCGGCCAGCTCGGCCGAACCCACCTCACCGTTCGCGCGCACCGTCGAAGCCGCCGGTGGCCACCCCACCTGGGACCACGAGACCACCCGCGAAACCGCCGACGAGCACATCGCCGCCCGGCTCGCGATCCAACCCGGCGAGCCCGTCATCGTCACCCGCTACCTCTACCGCCACGACGGAGCACCCATCCAGACCGCCGTCTCCTGGGAACCCGCAGCCCTCACCTCTGGAACCCCGATCGAACTGCCCGAGGCCGGCGCCGCCGTCGGCGTCGTCGCCCGCTTCGACGCAATCGGCCTGAGGATCGACTCCGTCACCGAAGAGATCGCCGCCCGACCACCCACCCCCGCCGAAGTGCAGACCCTCGCGCTGCCACCAGGCGTCTCAGTCCTGGAAATGAACCGGACCTACTACGCCGGCGATACACCTGTCGAGACAGCCACCATCGTCATGGCCGGCCACCGGAACGTCCTTGCCTACCGCCTCGCCGTCAGCTGA